The genome window GACTGGCAGTCATTAGACCAATTGGCAAAGAATTCCACAATCCAAGTGACCCTCTTGTCCCGCTCTAGCTCTTCCTGCCACACACAAGGAAGAACCAGTGAGGTGAATCACAAAGGCTTCCAGAAAAGTTCAGACTTGAGCATCTAACTCCTCACCCTggctttccctcccctctctccctcagtccTGAAACAAACCACAGTACCCTTGATTTCCAATCTGAAGCAGTTACTCCTCCTAGTGAGTAAAAAGCACAACTACAAAAACACCCACAAAGGACACAAGAaacaaggagagaggaagagaactcACATCAATGGTTTTATCACTGAAGTACTTGATGTACTCAGGGCCCATATACAGAGGAGGTTTACACGTCATCAGGAACACTAAACATGGAAAACAGATGTCAGAGGAAACAAATAAAGCCTACAGCAGGAGATTTACTTCCAAACTGACTCAAAGATTTTAGGACCCAAAGAATATGCACTGTGGACATATGCAGACCACTGGCACATTCCCTTCTTCTTAAAGTTTCTGTAGATTCTTATCACCTGAGCCACATACATAATTAACTAGGTAAAAGATATGGAAGAAGGGTATGGAGAGACCGATCTGGGGTTGGAATTTGGTTCCCACAACCTATCTCCTTACCTATGCAGAGTGTGATGTAAAGCAGGCCCATGCGAATATCCAGACGGAAGAAAAGAATTGCATTGGCCACTTTACTAAACATGAAGATGTTGCCTATATGTTGCTCCACAGTGACTGAAACACAAAGAGGTCACAGGTCAGGCTGGGCAGCATGCTTCTATATCCTTTTTGTCACTCTTCCTGTGGTACTTCGaaatgggagaggggaaagaggataaaagtccaagatcaaattCAGCTCTGGCATGGAGTGAGGGACTCAGTCACCAGATAATGCCCCTCTCCTAACAAGGATGAAGCAGCTCCAGAGGGCATGTGGCCTGAACTGGAGAAACTGAGGCGCAGGCTAAACTTACTGGATCTGCGGTTCTTCATCATCACAATGGCACTGAGGAACATCAGGATCTCCACTTCTCTCTGGAACAGAATCAAAGTGATGGGAAGGCCATAAACAGAGACGCTttgggtggggaagggagccAAATACAGACTAAAAACCAACAGAGACCCAAACTGGCGATGGTACCAGCAAACAAATAACTGGCGTTGGCGAACATGTAGTGGGAACACCACTAGTCAGGTTCTACCCTGCCACAAACTTGCTGGTGCCCTTCGCCAGATCACTTAacctctgagctttggtttcctcagtGGAAGAGTATCTGTCTCAAAAGGTTACTGTGAGGAGTACATGAGATAATAGGTATGAAAGAAATGCATAAAGCCCCAAACCACATGATATTGTTAGACAGTATTACcaactcaaaataaaacaaaataaataaaacttttcccatccaatattcattgtttaatCCATGCACCTTTAATAGGCTTTGAGAGTTGAAGGGGGCCTCTCAGAACTTTAGAAGGCCCTTCTCAGTACCTTGGGCTTTTAGTTCTTTCTCACTCCCTGGGCTCTAAGGCCTGTGAGACAGGCAATAATCACGTCCAAGAAACAAGGTAATTTCAAAGAGTAAAGACTGTAATGCATAACAAGGATCCTGTGAGAGAAAGCATGCGAAGGGAAGGCAACTAGTCTAGATGGTCTGAGGCCTACCAGACCTTCCTGTTTACAGTACAGGAACCCAGATCACTATTTCACACAGAACCAATCAACCACAATTTACAGCTAGAAGTCAGGGACCTTAGGTCCTGGGTTTTTAGCATCAGTTTCCAACAAAAAGTAATCAACTGGCTTTAGCAACAGACATATAAAGTGGGGGCTAGGGAATACAACAGATCTTACTAAATATTCCAGAGCAGAAAGCAGCACATTTTCACAAATGAAGTTGGGTTGAGAGCTGGTATTTAACAAATGTGGAAAGatgaacttaaaagaaaaaagaaaaaaaaaaggacctgtGGTCAAGCAGGAGGCCAAAGTAGGAGTGAAAGGAAGAGTGCCTAAAGACAGTGGGTCACTGGCAAAGACTGGCTATGTATACTCCaaactctgtttctgtttcctcctgcGCATACTGCAGCTGGATTCTCGGTCTACTTGAGCTGAAGGAGCACTGTATGACTAGTATTCCTGCGTGGAATGTGAGTGGAAGCCATGTGCCACGTCTGCGCCAGCCAGTAAGCAGGTGTGTGTCCTCGCATTCCAGCTTCCTGTCCTCATCGGCAGGCCGGCTGATGATGGCAGGACCCTACGGCCatagggggaggcagaaggagccaGGGTTCCAGACAAACGGTATAAAGCAGAGTCCCTTTTGGTCATTCTGCATGtttgttccttgtttttaaaccttttattatggaaaatttcaaacatacataaaaataggcTACTAGAAGGTAGCAGAATGTGCCCCCCCCCAATATGCCACTTTGGATTATTCTGCATAATAATTTTGAGCCTAAAAGCAATTAAGAAATAGATACAAGAAAAGCTCCTTGCCCTCTAGTTGTCTAAAAGCAagacataatttttctttttagattttatttatttatttgagagagaaagcgtgtGCAAGCTCAAAAGCACAGGGAGGatacagaaggggaaggagaggaagagaatctcaagcagactgtgcactgggctcagagccccacaccgggctggatctcaaaaccctgagccaaaaccaagagtcacaagattaactgactgagccacccaggtgccccgaagcaagacataagtttttttgtttgtttgtttgttttttaagattctatttatttatttgacagagagagagaccacaagtaggcagagaagcaggcagagagaggaagaagcaggctccccgctgagcagagatcctgatgcagggcttaatcccaggacccctgggatcatgacctgagctgaaggcagaggctttaacccactgagccacccaggcgccccaagatataagtttttaaaaatattcctccaACCCTTACCAGAAAGGACAAAAGTTAATCAAGGGAGACAAGTTTAGACCCTATCAGCCTGGAGACAGCACCAgaggaaactaaaaaaacaaacaagagccttTATCTACCTTATTTTACCTTCCCGCAGTCTGCTGTTCTTGGAAGCCTAAAACTTCTCTCCTTTGTgcagtcatttctccaaaaatgTATTGCTCTTAGGTGAGGATATGATATAAgccagagttcttttttttttttaagattttattatctatttgatagacagagatcacaagtagtcagagaggcaggcagagagagaggaggaagctggctccccactgaccctgagactgtgacctgagccgaaagcagaagctttaacccaccgagccacccaggtgccccataagccAGAGTTCTAATCCACCTCTGAGTTAATTCATTTTCCCTGGGTATCTCTAGTACATACATGAGATATACATGTTAATAtacttgtcttttgtttttaatctgttattAGAGGGGTCTCAGCCAAGACCTCGGAGAGGtggaggaaaaattaattttcctccCCTACAATACTTTAATCCCTTCTACTCAGATTTAACAGTAACATTTGGCAAAACAGTTCCCTTTCATCTATGCTACCCACTTTTTTTGGAGAAACAAAGCAAATTCTAAACTTGAGTGTGTATCTCTTACATATaaggactttcttttttaatagaaactttttttttttaagattttatttatttatttgacagagagagatcacgggtaggcagagaggcaggcaaacagagagggggaagcaggctccctgctgagcagaaagcccaatgcggggctccatcccaggaacctgagatcacgacctaagcccaggcagaggcttaacccactgagccacccaggcgccccatggacttttttttaaaggggggacatggtagagagggagagacataatcttaagcaagctccacacccaggttgacctgagcaaaatcaggagttggatacttaaccaactaagccgcccaggtgccccaaggactttttttttaaagaagtcccccccccccacccctgccaggtctttttaagtttgtttgttttagtaatctctactTCCAATgagaggctcaaactcacaactccaagataaAGAACTACATggtcttccaactgagccagccagagtcAGTTaccctgagacttttttttttttttaacaaaccaaAATACCATTTCACACTTAACACAATTAATAATTCCTTACTGTCATTTAATACTTGGTCCTTATTCAAATGATACCCataatttcaaattatctttGTGCAGTTTGTGCAAATCAGGAACAAGCAAGCCAGATCTATGCAATGCATTTGGCTTACTTGTTTCTTTgatcttcctttatctctaaagaACAcctattcttggggcgcctgggtggctcagtgggttaaagcctctgccttcagttcaagtcatgatctcagggtcctggcccacatcaggctctctgctcagcagggagcctgcttcctccaccctctctctgcctacttgtgatctctgtctgtccattaaataaataaaatctttaaaaaaaaaaaaaatctattcttggggcgcctgggtggctcagtcgttaagcatctgccttcggctcaggtcatggtcccaaggtcctaggatcgagctcccttgctcagcagggagcctacttctccctctgcttgtgctgtcaaataaataaataaagggcgcctgggtggctcagtgggttgagctgctgccttcggctcaggtcatgatctcagggtcctgggatcgagtcccgcatggggctctctgctcagcagggagcctgcttccctctctctctctctgcctgcctctctgcctacttgtgatctctctctgtcaaataaataaataaaatcttaaaaaaaaaaaaaaaaaaaaaaaaaataaaaaaataaataaaatatttcaggacgcctgggtggctcagttggttggacaactgccttcggctcaggtcatgatcctggagtcccgggatcgagtcccgcatctggctcccagctccatggggagtctgcttctctctctgaccttctcctcgttcatgctctctctcactgtctctctctcaagtaaataaataaaatctttaaaaaaaaagaaaaaaataataaattaaatatttaaaaaaaaagagagagagaatatctattcttcatttttataaaatccaaTCTACTTATCTGTTGAAGACATTGAGCCATTTGTACTCCGAACTTTCCCACTTTCTGGATTTGGCTGCTTGCTAACTTAAGGTATGTGTTCTTCTGATGATGGTTTTCAATCACCCATATTTCTTGTAAAGTGGCAATGAAATCTAGAGGCTTGAATACAATGCAACCCAAATCTTTTGCCAGAAATACATCATGGGTGGTGCTAAGACACTCCCTATTGCCTCCCTTCAGAGGATACCCGATCCTTTCATCTGACGGTTTTAGTATCCACAGATGATCATTCCCTAGGTTTATCATTTCATTAGGGTTGAcatatgcttttgtttttatttggttggttgggtgtttggggtttttttttgtttgcttgtttttgtttttagtaagcACTATGCCtaatgatgtggggcttgaacacatgaccctgagatcaagggttgtatgctccactgactgaactaGTCAAATACCTCtgctgaataatttttaaaatgttatcaatCCTTGACACTTCTGGGTGgttcaatcggttaagtgtctgcctgtggttcaggtcatgattccagagtgctgggatcaagtcccacatcaggctctttacttactggggagcctgcttctccctctgcctgctgctgcccatgCTTatgttctctaataaataaagtcttaaaaaaataaattgtatcaaTCCTTCCATGTTTATTAGCTCAAATTTATCTAAAGAAATCaattatttggggcgcctgggtggctcagtcattaagcatctgccttcggctctggtcatggtcccaggatcctgggatctggtcctgcactgggctccttgcttggcaggaagcctacttctccctctcccactcccactgcttgtgttccctctcttgctgtctctctctctctctgtcaaataaataaattaattaaattaaatttaaaaaagaaagaaatcaatatttgtctatttcatcAGATTTTTCTCACACTAGTCTAATGCGATATTACAATGTCTaagtcattcacctcacttcatgtCACCTCACTTTATCATCTGATATCATCATTAGAAGGATGAGTATAGTACAGTAAGGTATTTTAAGGGAGGTAGACAGAGAGACCACAATGACCTAATTTTCATTATGTTACTTTGTCATAATTGTTCTAATTTACTATTAGTTATtgctgttaatctcttactgcATCGAAATTATAGAttgatttattatatatatatatatatatatacatgtatatatatatatatataggacaagacattatatatatataaggtttGGTACTATCCAGGGTTTCAGGTAACCACTGGGGTCTTGCAATGAATACCCCCACCATCCCAGCTGCCCCACATAAGGGGGGACCACTATAAAAATAGGAACTTCTGAAGTCGCAGGGCTACAATTGAACTTATCAGTAACactgggaaagggcagaggaagtaTGAAAGCATTAACAAGGATGGAGAATAAAAATAAGGGAGTGGGTCCCAGTAAAGGTCAGGATTCACTCTGGGGACTGGGAAAGACAAAAACTCAGGTTgaacacccccccgcccccaacacagCTGCAGctgtagagcagagagcacagagcttcaactcatttttctctgctcttACTTAAGTACAGGAAGCGTCTGGAGAGagatttctttacaattttttttcttttcttttctttttttttttttacaatttctttcCAACAAGTCTAACACTTGTGTTCATTTCTGCATCCTCAGGATGCAGCAGAGTGCCCAGGAGATAGCGCATGCTCTCTGTTCTCTCATGTTCACTGAAGGGACGGCTGATGGAGTGTGCAGGTACTATGGCCAAAAAGTTGTTTCAGGTCGCATTCACTCACTAGTTGACTCATGAGTGACTAGTTTGGCAACTCGCCTAACCTAACTCATCTAACCACGCCGAGATCAACGTCTCCATTAATAAAACCGGAGTACCACCACCCTCCTTTATCTCGCTGGCTCAGGAGGCTTTTCGTGATGGGTAGCCCTGTAACACTACACACGTGTTGAGATTGGGTACAGCTGCTGACCAGCGTGGATGGTGAGATGGAAAGAACCCTGAACTGAAGAATCCTAAGAGCCAGGCTGTTGTGCAAGTTCACCCGCGGTTTTCCCATCTTAATTAAGCATGAAAGGGTTTAGGCTCGATGACGGTCCAGGCCCTACATTCTAACTATCTGGAAGTCCGCTACAGGCTCGGAACCTCAGGTATCCTTAAAAAGGTGAACCTCGGGGCTCCGCATGCTACCTCGGGGAACAGGGACAGTGAAGGTCGCGGGGTCCGCTCACCCAGTCAAAGTCACACGGGTTGCCGTCTTCGCGTTGCGTGGGGAGACTGTTGCAGAGAGGAGGTAGCTTCCTCACGAGTAGGAATGCAACAGAAAGCAGGGCTGACAGAAGATAGTAAGGTCGGGCCAGCCATCGTGAAAGTCGTGGCACCGAATACACCAGAGCAATTAGAGGTGCCAGGACCGCCATCTTCCCGGCCTTTGCGGTGCCCGCCCAGCTTCGGTGTCTGTAGGTCTGGTCCCGCCTCTCCCACCATTGAGACTTCCATTGGGTCTAGTCTCGGATGCTCCGCCTCTGCGCCCGGAACTAGATCTCTGATTGGACACTGCATTTTATTGGTCGCTCTAGCTGTCGCTTTCTCTAGTTAAGTCATTTTATTGGCTACGCGACCGTGGCGCTCGGAGACTACAGAGAAAACTTTAGTAAGTTTAGAAAGCACTTCCTGAACGTTCTCATAAAGCGACGGAAGTAGTTGCCAGAAAAAGGTAGGCTGGGTACCCAATGATAAGCGGCTCCCAGAGGAAGAGGGCGGAACATCGTGAAAGGACTGTCCAATGAAAACGACCGACGCCAGACACCGGGACCGCGCCGGGGTGGAGAAGACCATGGAGAATT of Mustela nigripes isolate SB6536 chromosome 1, MUSNIG.SB6536, whole genome shotgun sequence contains these proteins:
- the TMX2 gene encoding thioredoxin-related transmembrane protein 2 isoform X1 → MAVLAPLIALVYSVPRLSRWLARPYYLLSALLSVAFLLVRKLPPLCNSLPTQREDGNPCDFDWREVEILMFLSAIVMMKNRRSITVEQHIGNIFMFSKVANAILFFRLDIRMGLLYITLCIVFLMTCKPPLYMGPEYIKYFSDKTIDEELERDKRVTWIVEFFANWSNDCQSFAPIYADLSLKYNCTGLNFGKVDVGRYTDVSTRYKVSTSPLTKQLPTLILFQGGKEVMRRPQIDKKGRAVSWTFSEENVIREFNLNELYQRAKKLSKGGDNTPEERPVASNPMEVPDGESKKDK
- the TMX2 gene encoding thioredoxin-related transmembrane protein 2 isoform X2, encoding MAVLAPLIALVYSVPRLSRWLARPYYLLSALLSVAFLLVRKLPPLCNSLPTQREDGNPCDFDWREVEILMFLSAIVMMKNRRSITVEQHIGNIFMFSKVANAILFFRLDIRMGLLYITLCIVFLMTCKPPLYMGPEYIKYFSDKTIDEELERDKRVTWIVEFFANWSNDCQSFAPIYADLSLKYNCTGLNFGKVDVGRYTDVQSEHIAPHQAAPYPDPIPRWQRGHAAATD